A genomic stretch from Pieris napi chromosome 18, ilPieNapi1.2, whole genome shotgun sequence includes:
- the LOC125058552 gene encoding CLIP domain-containing serine protease HP8-like encodes MLRYTILVLFCVCVSVSAQVRNYYYKLDTPCTANSEIDNTTIVGTCKEIHYCPMAVRLITVNRIPPYLCYRDNKLEVACCPTEHSLFKTGAFRQIFKSTTDNFIRNKNITCYYDGNQPMVCCGNPKPIEYTEPRGCPRLPRQHIATGIGKYDQVISKCWQYQKHFNKCVTKADGSGFTRENTCGMPNTDVRTIGGAPVEPREFPHMAVLGTDNSDETVERDIDWIAGGALLSDKFILTAGHALKNNNDNLIRYALMGTLNKTDIRSGMLYTIVRLIPHNDYDPRKQINDIALVELDRRVQFSEFIRPLCLPLPGMNLSLLHLTVAGWGVTEEGVRAETLLKVAVTEKRASDCHRYDTRDRIFNSTTMICAQGSKLKNRNDTYQDTCQGDSGSPVTVRSREISCTYIAMAVVSHGPQCGSGGPGVYTRVGPYLDWIIDTVWPERASLT; translated from the exons ATGTTGCGTTATACAATATTAGTGttgttttgtgtgtgtgtgtctgtGTCTGCTCAGGTTCGGAATTACTATTATAAAC TTGACACCCCATGTACAGCCAACAGTGAAATAGATAACACGACTATAGTCGGAACATGCAAAGAGATACATTACTGCCCCATGGCCGTGAGGCTCATCACAGTCAATAGGATACCTCCGtat CTTTGCTACCGAGATAATAAGCTGGAGGTGGCGTGCTGTCCAACCGAGCACAGTTTGTTCAAAACTGGAGCTTTTCGACAAATCTTCAAATCGACCACAGACAACTTCATTCGGAATAAGAACATT ACATGTTACTATGATGGCAATCAGCCAATGGTGTGTTGTGGTAATCCAAAGCCAATCGAATACACAGAACCCAGAGGATGCCCTCGACTGCCGAGGCAGCACATTGCCACAGGAATCGGGAAATACGACCAAGTTATATCAA AGTGCTGGCAATACcaaaaacatttcaataaatgtGTGACCAAGGCAGATGGGAGTGGCTTCACCAGGGAGAACACCTGTGGGATGCCAAATACAGATGTAAGGACAATCGGTGGTGCGCCGGTGGAACCGAGGGAATTTCCACATATG GCTGTTCTCGGCACTGACAATTCAGATGAAACAGTTGAAAGAGATATTGATTGGATTGCTGGCGGTGCACTTCTGAGCGACAAGTTCATTTTAACTGCGGGACACGCCCTTAAGAACAACAA CGACAACTTGATCCGTTACGCACTCATGGGCACTCTGAACAAGACGGACATCCGCAGTGGAATGCTGTATACAATTGTAAGACTTATTCCACACAACGATTACGATCCACGGAAGCAGATCAACGATATCGCCTTAGTAGAGCTGGACAGGAG AGTCCAATTCTCCGAGTTCATTCGGCCATTATGTCTGCCTCTTCCTGGTATGAATTTGTCCCTATTACACCTCACAGTCGCCGGCTGGGGCGTCACCGAAGAGGGAGTCAGGGCAGAGACGCTGTTAAAG GTAGCAGTGACGGAAAAGAGAGCGTCTGATTGTCACAGATACGATACACGCGACAGGATATTCAATAGCACAACGATGATTTGTGCGCAGGGATCGAAACTTAAAAATCGCAACGACACTTACCAAGACACATGTCAG GGAGACAGCGGAAGCCCAGTGACGGTGAGGTCCCGTGAGATAAGTTGCACCTACATCGCGATGGCCGTTGTGTCCCATGGCCCACAGTGCGGCTCGGGTGGACCCGGAGTGTATACAAGAGTGGGACCATACCTCGATTGGATCATTGATACTGTGTGGCCGGAACGTGCAAGTTTGACTTAA